A region of Tigriopus californicus strain San Diego chromosome 7, Tcal_SD_v2.1, whole genome shotgun sequence DNA encodes the following proteins:
- the LOC131883332 gene encoding mucin-22-like, giving the protein MTRSSDDRAEFVCENFLYRPPFSDVRLALINCLYVRSSKYRENINICTMYRMKQIDRRWYGSFMHDPLEIDWDEVRDYYNSLGLGSIYAACKKTQPRICKHGSFWSGTTYGVCSTYKDYKEMDAAICSFYSCIQTLTKRHCDSVLATTTTTTTTKTATTTTATTPKTTTTTPESTVSLTEEETTTTMKETTVTEKEITTIEEETTTTMEETITTEEDATTTMEEITTTEEETTTSEEETTTTMEETTTTEEKTTTTMEETTTTEGETTTTMEITTTTEEETTTTMEETTTTEEETTTTMEETTTTEEETTTTEEETTTNMEETTTTEEATTTIIEEATTPEEETTTTIEETTTTEETTTTMEETTTTEEETTTTTEETTTTEEETTTTIKETTTTAEETTTTMEQTTTTEEETTTTKEEITTTMEETTTNEEETTTIAALVFDPDMPAGLKSCIETPFGNEDVKLIYGIGNAYGNRLTQAGFGKAADVLAKFVELNLNVDKFKGWLKTTARVNANFQSKIADCISKKCEFLPAQCSPEPEPTTPEIEQGFQCPALNVTSGIVQTVSQAYCGCRQKDSASMMFNGAKVVGYGPCTRRPPPLKEDSNLCALNALGWIKQITAKMNNIYIQFDELEVAFTAQGLAPVLEKCRQVFDKEAYAQFTRRQDPEITGTYDKLSASIDDFLDCVGMECPDFPAASLTTQSCEGLC; this is encoded by the exons ATGACAAGGAGCTCAGATGATCGAGCTGAG TTTGTTTGTGAAAACTTCTTGTATCGACCCCCGTTTTCGGATGTTCGTCTCGCCTTAATAAATTGTTTGTATGTAAGAAGTTCCAAATATCGCGAAAACATCAACATTTGCACCATGTACAGAATGAAACAG ATTGATCGACGTTGGTACGGTAGTTTCATGCATGATCCCTTGGAAATTGATTGGGACGAAGTTCGCGATTACTACAATTCCTTAGGGCTTGGATCCATCTACGCAGCTTGCAAGAAAACACAACCAAGGATCTGTAAGCATGGCAGCTTTTGGTCTGGAACAACATATGGAGTATGCTCCACCTATAAAGACTATAAAGAGATGGATGCAGCAATCTGTTCATTTTACTCTTGCATTCAAACACTAACAAAGCGC CATTGTGACAGTGTTCTcgctactactaccaccacaaccaccaccaaaacAGCAACGACAACGACTGCAACTACACCTaaaaccacaaccaccactcCTGAAAGTACAGTTTCCTTGACTGAAGAAGAAACCACCACAACGATGAAAGAAACAACGGTCACTGAGAAGGAGATCACAACAATTGAGGAGGAGACTACCACAACTATGGAAGAAACTATCACGACAGAGGAGGACGCTACCACGACTATGGAAGAAATTACAACGACTGAGGAGGAAACTACCACGAGTGAGGAGGAAACTACTACGACTATGGAAGAAACTACCACCACTGAAGAGAAGACTACCACAACTATGGAAGAAACTACCACCACTGAGGGGGAAACTACCACGACTATGGAAATAACTACCACCACTGAGGAGGAGACTACCACAACTATGGAAGAAACTACCACGACAGAGGAGGAGACTACCACAACTATGGAAGAAACTACAACGACTGAGGAGGAAACTACCACCACTGAGGAGGAGACTACCACAAACATGGAAGAAACTACCACCACTGAGGAGGCGACCACCACAATTATCGAAGAAGCTACCACCCCTGAAGAGGAGACTACCACAACTATAGAAGAAACTACTACCACTGAGGAGACTACCACTACTATGGAAGAAACTACAACGACTGAGGAGGAAACTACCACGACTACGGAAGAAACTACCACCACTGAGGAGGAGACTACCACAACTATAAAAGAAACTACCACCACTGCAGAGGAGACTACCACAACTATGGAACAAACTACTACTACTGAGGAGGAGACTACCACGACTAAGGAGGAGATTACCACTACCATGGAAGAAACTACCACGAATGAGGAGGAGACCACCACCATAGCTGCGCTTGTTTTTGATCCTGATATGCCAGCTGGACTAAAAAGTTGCATTGAGACTCCCTTTGGCAATGAAGATGTTAAATTGATTTATGGCATTGGGAATGCTTACGGAAACCGCTTGACCCAAGCTGGATTCGGAAAG GCAGCTGATGTTCTTGCAAAGTTCGTGGAACTAAATCTAAACGTGGATAAATTTAAGGGATGGTTGAAGACCACTGCCAGAGTCAATGCCAATTTCCAAAGTAAAATTGCTGATtgcatttccaagaaatgcgAATTCCTTCCTGCCCAATGTAGCCCAGAACCTGAGCCCACGACGCCTGAAATCGAACAAGGC TTCCAATGTCCTGCTTTGAATGTCACCTCAGGGATTGTTCAAACTGTCAGCCAGGCCTATTGTGGTTGCCGGCAAAAGGACAGTGCATCAATGATGTTCAACGGTGCTAAAGTCGTTGGCTATGGCCCTTGCACTCGAAGACCCCCACCACTGAAGGAAGACAGCAACCTGTGTGCTCTGAATGCCTTGGGTTGG ATCAAGCAAATTACggcaaaaatgaacaacatcTACATCCAATTTGATGAACTGGAAGTTGCTTTTACCGCCCAAGGGCTTGCTCCAGTGTTGGAAAAATGTCGTCAAGTGTTTGACAAAGAAGCGTATGCCCAATTTACGAGAAGACAAGACCCTGAGATCACGGGTACTTACGACAAACTCTCTGCTTCAATTGATGACTTCCTTGACTGTGTTGGAATG GAATGTCCAGATTTCCCTGCTGCATCTTTGACGACCCAATCTTGTGAAGGCCTTTGCTAA